One region of Mycolicibacterium lutetiense genomic DNA includes:
- a CDS encoding 5-(carboxyamino)imidazole ribonucleotide synthase produces MERVPTTPKKPPSPVSGASPVVVMIGGGQLARMTHQAAIALGQTLRVLATSPDECAARVTPDVVIGSHTDLEALRRAAAGASVLTFDHEHVPTEHLETLVSEGVTVNPPPQALVHAQDKLLMRRKLHSLGVPVPRFAEITSVSDVEAFVQQIDGPVVIKTVSGGYDGKGVVMADDLATARETVAGYLADGVPVLAEERVAMRRELAALVARSPFGQGAAWPVVETVQRDGICVEVYAPAPGLSDELGSAAQELGLRVANELGVVGTLAVELFETVDGTLLVNELAMRPHNSGHWTMDGAVTSQFEQHLRAVLDYPLGDTSAIAPAAVMANVLGAPQTPTMSMDERLHHLFARIPDAKVHLYGKGERSGRKLGHVNIIGADMDELRERAVRAAHWLSHGEWTDGWDEHAE; encoded by the coding sequence ATGGAGCGCGTGCCGACAACTCCCAAGAAGCCGCCTTCCCCCGTGAGCGGGGCATCCCCTGTCGTGGTGATGATCGGCGGCGGCCAACTCGCGCGGATGACGCACCAGGCGGCCATCGCCCTCGGACAGACCCTGCGGGTGCTGGCGACGTCGCCGGACGAATGCGCCGCTCGGGTCACTCCCGATGTTGTCATCGGTTCCCACACAGACCTCGAAGCCCTGCGCCGGGCGGCGGCCGGAGCGTCGGTGCTGACGTTCGATCACGAGCATGTGCCGACCGAACACCTCGAGACACTCGTGTCCGAGGGGGTCACGGTCAACCCGCCGCCGCAGGCTCTGGTGCATGCCCAGGACAAGCTGCTGATGCGGCGCAAGCTGCACAGCCTGGGCGTCCCGGTGCCGCGCTTCGCCGAGATCACCTCGGTCTCCGACGTCGAGGCGTTCGTGCAGCAGATCGACGGTCCGGTGGTGATCAAGACCGTGAGTGGCGGCTACGACGGCAAGGGTGTGGTGATGGCCGACGACCTGGCCACCGCACGCGAGACCGTGGCCGGTTACCTGGCCGACGGGGTGCCGGTGCTGGCCGAGGAACGTGTGGCGATGCGCCGGGAACTGGCCGCGCTGGTGGCGCGTTCGCCGTTCGGGCAGGGCGCGGCCTGGCCTGTGGTGGAAACCGTTCAGCGCGACGGCATCTGCGTCGAGGTGTACGCCCCGGCGCCCGGGTTGTCCGACGAACTCGGCTCGGCCGCACAAGAACTCGGCCTGCGGGTGGCCAATGAGCTGGGCGTGGTCGGGACGCTGGCGGTCGAGTTGTTCGAAACCGTCGACGGCACACTGCTGGTCAACGAGTTGGCCATGCGGCCGCACAACTCCGGGCACTGGACCATGGATGGCGCAGTCACCAGCCAGTTCGAGCAGCATTTGCGGGCGGTCCTGGACTACCCGCTCGGCGACACCTCGGCGATTGCGCCTGCCGCCGTGATGGCCAACGTGCTCGGGGCACCGCAGACACCGACGATGTCGATGGACGAGCGACTGCACCACCTGTTCGCGCGGATCCCCGACGCGAAGGTGCACCTGTACGGCAAGGGTGAACGGTCCGGGCGCAAGCTCGGGCACGTCAACATCATCGGCGCGGATATGGATGAATTGCGCGAGCGTGCGGTGCGGGCAGCGCACTGGTTGTCACACGGTGAGTGGACCGACGGATGGGATGAACATGCCGAGTAA